In Halobaculum sp. XH14, a single genomic region encodes these proteins:
- a CDS encoding ABC transporter permease, which translates to MDRSVGAALRRRVSRARRTARRVGRAVRRPGGADVLERRALPLLAVGTALLLTVLFYYPVATVLVESVREAGRLTFGPLVDVLTDEFYVVRVFGFTAWQAFLSTLASVALGLPGAWVLARFDFRGRETLKSLTMVPFVLPSVMVAVGFYATFGASGTLNDALGALGVGGVDLLPSLGAIIVAHAFYNAPLVTRVVTASWESVDAGAVETARSLGASPRRAFRDVVLPQLLPAVLMGATLTFVFTFASFPIVLALGGFQYATVEVFIYSAVQQLDYAEAAALAAVESAVSLTLTALYLRYERRQTAERRDVRPLPRERLVPESWRSAAAWTRERLVSRLAVAGYAAVVVVVFLGPILSMIYASLTVDGQFTLSAYRFLLRRQVSGAAFQVRPLPAVLNSLAFGVATLAVALPMGVSMAVLTTRRFRGRVALDALSMAPLAVSGIVVGLGLLRGLVFGVEAFGYRFSASGPAAIVAAHAVAAYPFVVRNVSPGLDGLDRTLVESARSLGASRVRALLDVELPLVWPGVVAGAAFAFALSVGEFDATVILAEGGNVYTMPVAVERYIGRRLGPATAMGTVLLAVTAASFVVIERVGGGFRG; encoded by the coding sequence ATGGACCGATCAGTGGGCGCGGCGCTTCGCCGGCGGGTGAGCCGCGCCCGGCGGACGGCGCGCCGGGTCGGTCGCGCGGTGCGCCGGCCCGGAGGCGCCGACGTCCTCGAACGGCGGGCGCTCCCCCTGCTGGCGGTCGGGACGGCCCTCCTCCTGACCGTGCTGTTCTACTACCCCGTAGCGACGGTGCTGGTGGAGTCGGTCCGCGAGGCGGGGCGGCTCACGTTCGGCCCGCTGGTCGACGTGCTGACCGACGAGTTCTACGTCGTCCGCGTGTTCGGCTTCACGGCCTGGCAGGCGTTCCTCTCGACGCTCGCCAGCGTCGCGCTCGGTCTCCCGGGCGCGTGGGTGCTCGCCCGGTTCGACTTCCGCGGCCGGGAGACGCTCAAGTCGCTGACGATGGTGCCGTTCGTGCTCCCGTCGGTGATGGTCGCGGTCGGCTTCTACGCCACGTTCGGCGCGTCCGGCACGCTCAACGATGCGCTCGGCGCGCTGGGCGTGGGCGGGGTCGACCTGCTCCCGTCGCTCGGCGCGATCATCGTCGCCCACGCCTTCTACAACGCCCCGCTCGTCACCCGCGTCGTGACCGCCTCGTGGGAGTCGGTCGACGCCGGTGCGGTGGAGACGGCCCGCTCGCTGGGCGCGTCGCCCCGCCGGGCGTTCCGCGACGTGGTGCTCCCGCAGCTGTTGCCGGCGGTGCTGATGGGGGCGACGCTGACGTTCGTGTTCACGTTCGCCTCGTTCCCCATCGTGCTCGCGCTCGGCGGGTTCCAGTACGCGACCGTCGAGGTGTTCATCTACTCCGCCGTCCAGCAGCTCGACTACGCGGAAGCCGCCGCGCTGGCGGCCGTCGAGTCGGCCGTGTCGCTCACGCTCACCGCGCTCTACCTGCGGTACGAGCGTCGCCAGACCGCCGAGCGCCGCGACGTCCGCCCGCTCCCCCGGGAGCGGCTCGTGCCCGAATCGTGGCGGAGCGCCGCCGCGTGGACCCGCGAGCGGCTGGTCTCCCGGCTCGCCGTCGCCGGCTACGCCGCGGTCGTGGTCGTCGTGTTCCTCGGGCCGATCCTCAGCATGATCTACGCCAGCCTGACCGTCGACGGCCAGTTCACGCTCTCGGCGTACCGCTTCCTGCTCCGGCGACAGGTGTCGGGCGCGGCGTTCCAGGTGAGGCCGCTGCCGGCGGTGCTGAACTCGCTCGCGTTCGGCGTCGCCACGCTCGCCGTCGCCCTGCCGATGGGCGTCTCGATGGCCGTGTTGACGACCCGGCGGTTCCGCGGCCGGGTCGCGCTCGACGCGCTGTCGATGGCTCCCCTGGCGGTGTCGGGCATCGTCGTCGGCCTCGGCCTGCTCCGCGGGCTGGTGTTCGGCGTCGAGGCGTTCGGCTACCGCTTCTCCGCGTCGGGCCCGGCGGCCATCGTCGCCGCCCACGCCGTCGCCGCCTACCCGTTCGTCGTGCGCAACGTCTCGCCGGGGCTCGACGGCCTCGACCGGACGCTCGTGGAGTCGGCGCGGTCGCTCGGCGCGTCCCGGGTCCGGGCGCTCCTCGACGTCGAACTGCCGCTCGTCTGGCCGGGCGTCGTCGCCGGCGCGGCGTTCGCGTTCGCGCTCAGCGTCGGCGAGTTCGACGCCACGGTCATCCTCGCGGAAGGGGGTAACGTCTACACGATGCCCGTCGCCGTCGAGCGCTACATCGGGCGACGGCTCGGCCCCGCGACCGCGATGGGCACCGTGCTGCTCGCGGTGACGGCCGCCTCGTTCGTCGTCATCGAGCGCGTCGGGGGTGGGTTCCGTGGCTGA
- a CDS encoding ABC transporter ATP-binding protein, whose amino-acid sequence MRVEYGGTTALDGIDLAVEPGEFFTLVGPSGCGKTTTLRAVAGFESPTDGSVEIGGEPMDGVPPEARGVGVVFQNYALFPHMTVAENVAYGLRFSDPPGGVGRDERVADLLDMVDLSGFGDRDPSTLSGGQRQRVSLARALAPGPRLLLLDEPMSALDARLRERLRVQVRKIQRELGITTVYVTHDQEEALAVSDRVAVMNDGRVEQVGAPRDLYGAPRTRFVASFLGDNNVLTGVVRESTDGGCTVDVGGHALRVPPCGAARGDHLTVCVRPERLRVDPENADNRLSVAVESAEFLGEATRLHCDWAGTPLTVRTDGDRSGTITVGFDAADVHVVEE is encoded by the coding sequence CTGCGCGTCGAGTACGGCGGGACGACCGCGCTCGACGGCATCGACCTGGCCGTCGAGCCGGGCGAGTTCTTCACGCTCGTCGGCCCCTCGGGCTGCGGGAAGACCACCACGCTGCGCGCCGTCGCGGGGTTCGAGTCCCCCACGGACGGATCGGTCGAGATCGGCGGCGAGCCGATGGACGGCGTCCCGCCGGAGGCCCGCGGCGTCGGCGTCGTCTTCCAGAACTACGCGCTGTTCCCGCACATGACCGTCGCGGAGAACGTCGCCTACGGCCTGCGATTCTCCGATCCGCCCGGCGGGGTCGGCCGCGACGAGCGCGTCGCGGACCTGCTCGACATGGTCGATCTCTCGGGGTTCGGTGACCGCGACCCGTCGACGCTCTCGGGCGGGCAGCGCCAGCGAGTCTCGCTGGCCCGGGCGCTGGCTCCCGGTCCGCGGCTGCTGCTGCTCGACGAGCCGATGTCGGCGCTCGACGCCCGACTGCGCGAACGGCTCAGGGTGCAGGTCCGGAAGATCCAGCGGGAGCTCGGAATCACGACCGTCTACGTCACCCACGACCAGGAGGAGGCGCTGGCCGTCTCCGACCGCGTGGCGGTGATGAACGACGGGCGCGTCGAGCAGGTCGGCGCGCCGCGGGACCTCTACGGCGCGCCGCGCACCCGGTTCGTCGCGTCGTTCCTCGGCGACAACAACGTCCTCACCGGGGTGGTCCGCGAGTCGACCGACGGGGGCTGCACGGTCGACGTGGGCGGGCACGCGCTCCGCGTCCCTCCCTGCGGGGCCGCTCGCGGTGACCACCTCACCGTCTGCGTGCGGCCCGAGCGCCTGCGGGTCGATCCCGAGAACGCCGACAATCGACTCTCCGTCGCCGTCGAGAGCGCGGAGTTCCTCGGCGAGGCCACCCGCCTGCACTGTGACTGGGCGGGGACGCCCCTGACGGTTCGGACCGACGGCGACCGCTCGGGGACGATCACCGTCGGGTTCGACGCCGCCGACGTACACGTCGTCGAGGAGTGA
- a CDS encoding FAD-dependent oxidoreductase translates to MHVVPGAGPGVGPVAAWLPVVGLHVPAQSVWDLASYWRDYMAPTEDATGRERPPGADTRTSVWTATSAASDYDPLAEGKHVDVAVVGGGIAGVTAAAELVAAGESVALLERDRIGSGATGNTTAKVTSQHGVIYRFLSSEASADVARAYAEANEAAIDYVEAKVGELGVDCGFRRLPAFVYTHDPEERRRYRAEAATARHLGIPARWVEDVPLPDDAAAAVRFDDQAAFHPRDYLLALAESVVDGGGRIYEETRVEDVEDGSRGPCRVETERGTLGADAVVVATHFPLVDPAFYFARLSPKKSYVVAVDAADPPDEGVFYRADEPYVSVRTCETDEHGTLTLVGGQNHKTGQGGSVAERFDRVEAEARDRFDVSAVPYRWSTQDFVSVDRRPFVGELERRENVYVATGFGGWGMTNGTVAGMLLADLVRGHDNDWAGAYDPSRVPRGAATGTFLRENLNVGHQYVGDWTRAPFSGGEHGSLGDLSPGEGTVVRRGTDLLAVSRADDGDLRAVSAVCPHMGCLVSWNDGEGTWDCPCHGSRFEADGRVIDGPAVADLAKRDDE, encoded by the coding sequence GTGCACGTCGTCCCCGGAGCCGGGCCCGGGGTCGGTCCCGTCGCCGCGTGGCTGCCCGTCGTCGGCTTGCACGTCCCGGCACAGTCCGTTTGGGACCTCGCGTCGTACTGGCGGGACTACATGGCCCCGACCGAGGACGCCACCGGCCGGGAGCGACCGCCCGGAGCGGACACGAGGACGTCGGTGTGGACGGCGACGAGCGCCGCGTCCGACTACGACCCGCTCGCCGAAGGGAAACACGTCGACGTCGCGGTCGTCGGGGGCGGCATCGCCGGGGTGACGGCGGCCGCCGAACTCGTCGCGGCCGGGGAGTCGGTCGCCCTGCTCGAGCGCGACCGGATCGGCTCGGGCGCGACCGGGAACACGACCGCGAAGGTCACCTCACAGCACGGCGTGATCTACCGCTTCCTGTCGAGCGAGGCCAGCGCCGACGTTGCCCGCGCGTACGCCGAGGCGAACGAGGCCGCCATCGACTACGTGGAGGCGAAGGTCGGTGAACTCGGCGTCGACTGCGGGTTCCGGCGCCTCCCGGCGTTCGTCTACACCCACGACCCCGAGGAGCGTCGTCGATACCGGGCGGAGGCCGCGACCGCGCGTCACCTCGGGATTCCCGCGAGGTGGGTCGAGGACGTTCCGCTCCCGGACGACGCCGCGGCGGCCGTCCGGTTCGACGACCAGGCGGCGTTCCACCCCCGCGACTACCTGCTCGCGCTCGCCGAGTCGGTCGTCGACGGCGGCGGACGGATCTACGAGGAAACCCGGGTCGAGGACGTCGAGGACGGGTCACGCGGTCCGTGCCGGGTCGAGACCGAACGGGGGACCCTCGGGGCCGACGCCGTCGTCGTCGCCACACACTTCCCGCTGGTCGACCCGGCGTTCTACTTCGCCCGCCTGTCCCCGAAGAAGTCCTACGTCGTCGCCGTCGACGCCGCCGACCCGCCCGACGAGGGCGTGTTCTACCGCGCCGACGAGCCGTACGTTTCGGTCCGGACCTGCGAGACGGACGAGCACGGGACGCTCACGCTCGTCGGCGGGCAGAACCACAAGACCGGGCAGGGCGGCAGCGTCGCCGAGCGGTTCGACCGCGTCGAGGCCGAGGCCCGCGACCGCTTCGACGTCTCCGCCGTGCCGTATCGCTGGTCGACCCAGGACTTCGTGTCGGTCGACCGGCGGCCGTTCGTCGGCGAACTCGAGCGGCGCGAGAACGTGTACGTGGCGACCGGGTTCGGCGGGTGGGGAATGACGAACGGCACCGTCGCGGGGATGCTCCTCGCCGACCTCGTCCGCGGGCACGACAACGACTGGGCGGGGGCGTACGACCCGTCCCGGGTCCCGCGCGGGGCGGCGACGGGGACGTTCCTCCGGGAGAACCTGAACGTGGGACACCAGTACGTCGGTGACTGGACGCGTGCGCCGTTCTCGGGGGGCGAGCACGGCTCGCTCGGGGACCTCTCGCCGGGCGAGGGCACGGTCGTCCGCCGCGGCACGGACCTGCTGGCGGTGTCGCGGGCCGACGACGGCGACCTGCGGGCCGTCTCGGCGGTGTGCCCGCACATGGGCTGTCTCGTGAGCTGGAACGACGGCGAGGGGACGTGGGACTGTCCGTGTCACGGCTCCCGGTTCGAGGCGGACGGGCGCGTCATCGACGGGCCGGCGGTGGCGGACCTCGCGAAACGGGACGACGAGTGA
- a CDS encoding class I SAM-dependent methyltransferase: MSVRDEFDAWAADGRDRGMEERHWHTAKHVLARMPVEPGDAVLDLGTGSGYAVRALAEATDLGRGYGLDGSPEMARNAREYTLEAATGADLGGETGAASATDLDGETAAASATDLGFVVGDFGHLPFADDSIDHAVTMEAFYYSSDPHEALREVARVLRPGGTFHCAVNYYEENVHSHGWQENISVEMTRWDAAEYREAFRDAGLAVAAQDNVPDREIEIPPAEAFPTENWESREAMVERYRTYGTLLTVGVSR, encoded by the coding sequence ATGAGCGTCCGCGACGAGTTCGACGCCTGGGCCGCCGACGGCCGGGACCGGGGGATGGAGGAGCGACACTGGCACACCGCGAAACACGTGCTCGCACGGATGCCGGTCGAACCGGGCGACGCCGTGCTCGACCTGGGGACCGGGAGCGGCTACGCGGTCCGCGCGCTCGCGGAGGCGACCGACCTCGGCCGCGGCTACGGCCTCGACGGCTCACCCGAGATGGCCCGTAACGCCCGTGAATACACGCTAGAAGCCGCCACGGGGGCAGATCTCGGCGGAGAAACCGGTGCCGCCTCGGCCACCGACCTCGACGGAGAGACCGCGGCCGCCTCGGCCACTGATCTCGGGTTCGTCGTCGGCGACTTCGGCCACCTTCCGTTCGCTGACGACTCGATCGACCACGCGGTCACGATGGAGGCGTTCTACTACAGCAGCGACCCCCACGAGGCGCTCCGGGAGGTCGCCCGCGTCCTCCGGCCCGGCGGCACGTTCCACTGTGCGGTGAACTACTACGAGGAGAACGTCCACAGCCACGGCTGGCAGGAGAACATCTCGGTCGAGATGACCCGGTGGGACGCCGCCGAGTACCGCGAGGCGTTCCGGGACGCGGGCCTCGCGGTCGCCGCCCAGGACAACGTGCCGGACCGCGAGATCGAGATCCCGCCGGCCGAGGCGTTCCCCACCGAGAACTGGGAGAGCCGCGAGGCGATGGTCGAGCGGTACCGCACCTACGGCACGCTGCTCACCGTCGGCGTCTCCCGTTGA
- a CDS encoding DNA-directed DNA polymerase II small subunit: MPLETPSRVVQALTARGYNAEREAVTLITDADSPALALEAAIESTPESTLVLTTDHVRSVLAETPAADPKAVSTDGAETTAAPATADATTATAETVPETAETVPETAAPATGDPSVSTATAPGQSGDSTRTAPVETEGSSRVGSRTPNPPGIGNDVTGRSTGTGEYDEFVRVFRDRYDRLAGQLRGRVNHRPAEAIQEMPGGSEAELIGLVNDIRSTASGHWLIELEDTTGTFPCLVMKDRDIADLVDELLLDECIAVQGTLADDAGILFVDAIHFPDVPRTYRPSTADREVEAALISDVHVGSQEFMADAWHRFADWLHTEEAERVEYLLVAGDMVEGVGVYPNQDEELDVVDIYDQYERFAEYLKEVPGDMEIVMIPGNHDAVRLAEPQPGFDEELRDIMSAHDPQISGNPSMVDVEGVSILMYHGVSLDEVIAELPEEKASYDEPHRAMYQLLKKRHVAPQYGGHTRIAPEEKDYLVMDEVPDVFHTGHVHKLGWGKYHNVLAVNSGCWQAQTDFQKSVNIDPDAGFAPILELDTLDMTVRKFT; the protein is encoded by the coding sequence GTGCCACTGGAGACGCCCTCCCGGGTCGTGCAGGCGCTGACGGCCCGCGGCTACAACGCCGAACGGGAGGCCGTCACCCTCATCACCGACGCCGATTCGCCAGCGCTCGCGCTCGAGGCAGCCATCGAGTCGACCCCCGAATCCACGCTCGTTCTGACGACGGACCACGTTCGCTCCGTGCTGGCCGAAACGCCCGCCGCCGACCCGAAAGCAGTCTCGACCGACGGAGCGGAGACCACCGCCGCCCCGGCGACCGCCGATGCGACCACGGCGACCGCCGAAACGGTCCCGGAGACCGCCGAAACGGTCCCGGAGACCGCCGCCCCGGCGACCGGCGACCCCTCCGTTTCGACTGCAACTGCTCCCGGCCAGTCGGGCGACTCCACCCGCACGGCTCCAGTCGAAACGGAGGGGTCTTCCCGCGTGGGGAGTCGGACGCCGAACCCGCCCGGCATCGGGAACGACGTCACCGGCCGCTCGACCGGGACGGGCGAGTACGACGAGTTCGTGCGCGTGTTCCGCGACCGGTACGACCGGCTCGCGGGCCAGTTGCGCGGGCGAGTGAACCACCGCCCCGCCGAGGCGATCCAGGAGATGCCGGGCGGCAGCGAGGCCGAACTCATCGGCCTCGTCAACGACATCCGCTCGACGGCTTCGGGCCACTGGCTGATCGAACTCGAGGACACGACGGGGACGTTTCCGTGTCTCGTCATGAAGGACCGGGACATCGCGGACCTGGTCGACGAACTGCTGCTGGACGAGTGCATCGCCGTCCAGGGCACCCTCGCGGACGACGCGGGCATCCTGTTCGTCGACGCCATCCACTTCCCGGACGTCCCACGGACGTACAGGCCGAGCACGGCCGACCGCGAGGTCGAGGCGGCGCTCATCTCGGACGTCCACGTCGGTTCCCAGGAGTTCATGGCCGACGCCTGGCACCGCTTTGCCGACTGGCTCCACACCGAGGAGGCCGAACGCGTCGAGTACCTCCTCGTCGCTGGCGACATGGTCGAGGGCGTCGGCGTCTACCCGAACCAGGACGAGGAACTCGACGTGGTGGACATCTACGACCAGTACGAGCGCTTTGCGGAGTACCTCAAGGAGGTGCCCGGCGACATGGAGATCGTGATGATCCCGGGCAACCACGACGCGGTCCGGCTCGCCGAACCGCAACCGGGCTTCGACGAGGAGCTCCGCGACATCATGTCGGCCCACGACCCGCAGATCTCGGGCAACCCGTCGATGGTCGACGTCGAGGGCGTCTCGATCCTCATGTACCACGGCGTCTCGCTCGACGAGGTCATCGCCGAGCTTCCCGAAGAGAAGGCCAGCTACGACGAGCCCCACAGGGCCATGTACCAGCTGTTGAAGAAGCGCCACGTCGCACCGCAGTACGGCGGTCACACCCGCATCGCCCCGGAGGAGAAGGACTACCTCGTGATGGACGAGGTGCCGGACGTGTTCCACACCGGCCACGTCCACAAGCTGGGCTGGGGGAAGTACCACAACGTCCTCGCGGTCAACTCGGGCTGCTGGCAGGCCCAGACCGACTTCCAGAAGTCCGTCAACATCGACCCCGACGCCGGGTTCGCGCCAATCCTCGAACTCGACACGCTGGACATGACGGTTCGGAAGTTCACCTGA
- a CDS encoding S26 family signal peptidase translates to MSDDGGSPNEDPLRRFLHADSGPLLFVREVLSSALAVALVGLLLFAVAGVWPPMVAVESESMEPHMHPGDLVFMTEPDRFAPSFAVGDTGVVTAETGATEEFRSFDGYGSVVIYQTPERAARGQSPIIHRAMFHVEEGENWYDEANPAYVNGESCQAIRYCPAPHAGFITKGDNNAKYDQALDFAGPVRSDWIRGIAQVRIPYLGWVRLVFSGTVTPAQVGPVGDAGVVTAATTEGSNTTAAGGQGVRPSLASGSPTPVSAR, encoded by the coding sequence ATGAGTGACGACGGAGGGTCCCCCAACGAGGACCCATTGCGGCGATTCCTCCACGCGGATTCCGGTCCCCTGCTGTTCGTTCGGGAGGTGCTCTCCTCCGCGCTGGCCGTCGCGCTGGTCGGCCTCCTCCTGTTCGCGGTCGCGGGCGTCTGGCCGCCGATGGTCGCCGTCGAGTCCGAAAGCATGGAGCCCCACATGCATCCGGGCGACCTCGTGTTCATGACCGAGCCCGACCGGTTCGCCCCGTCGTTCGCGGTCGGCGATACGGGCGTCGTGACCGCCGAAACCGGGGCGACCGAGGAGTTCCGGAGTTTCGACGGCTACGGCTCGGTCGTCATCTATCAGACGCCGGAGCGGGCGGCCAGGGGGCAGTCGCCGATCATCCACCGGGCGATGTTCCACGTCGAGGAGGGCGAGAACTGGTACGACGAGGCGAACCCGGCGTACGTCAACGGGGAGTCGTGTCAGGCGATCCGCTACTGTCCGGCGCCCCACGCCGGCTTCATCACGAAGGGTGACAACAACGCGAAGTACGATCAGGCGCTCGATTTCGCCGGGCCCGTGCGGAGCGACTGGATCCGCGGCATCGCACAGGTGCGAATCCCCTACCTCGGCTGGGTGAGGCTCGTCTTCTCGGGCACGGTGACCCCGGCCCAGGTCGGACCCGTCGGGGACGCCGGTGTCGTCACGGCTGCAACGACCGAGGGTTCCAACACGACGGCGGCCGGAGGGCAGGGCGTTAGGCCGTCGCTAGCATCCGGGAGTCCGACGCCGGTTTCGGCCCGATAA
- a CDS encoding Cdc6/Cdc18 family protein translates to MTRDDRTETTDDAAVRQQGDRTDREDASTADDPDRVLEGTEPDPAGGGGGEDAVETTPSDGSASPSETSSGDEPPSAAEVAAAGSTDGDGSGAFEFGSRTRTETEVDLDVDEVLADEDEENTGLFDDLLSGEPIFENKEVLRPSYTPHELPHRTDQINKMATILVSALRGETPSNILIYGKTGTGKTASAKFVSQELESTSQKYDVPCEVEYINCEVTDTQYRVLAQLANKFIEKNEAVIDDRLGELEGLYADATEDVDALAGTEFATAADVADRIDELEADREEMEEVPMTGWPTDRVYTTFFDAVDYHERVVVIMLDEIDKLVEKSGDDTLYNLSRMNSELDNSRISIMGISNDLKFTDFLDPRVKSSLGEEEIVFPPYDANQLRDILQHRSDIAFKADALTEDVIPLCAAFAAQEHGDARRALDLLRTAGELAERSQADLVEESHVRQAQDKIELDRVVEVVRTLPTQSKIVLFSIILLEKNGVHNVNTGEAFNIYKRLCEEIDADVLTQRRVTDLISELDMLGIVNAVVVSKGRYGRTKEISLSVPIDETEAVLLSDSRLGDIEDAQPFVQARFDN, encoded by the coding sequence ATGACACGAGACGATCGAACCGAGACGACCGACGACGCGGCGGTCCGGCAGCAGGGGGACCGGACCGACCGCGAGGACGCATCGACGGCGGACGACCCCGACCGGGTGCTCGAGGGCACGGAACCGGACCCGGCGGGCGGCGGCGGGGGCGAGGACGCAGTCGAAACGACCCCTTCCGATGGTTCGGCGTCCCCGAGCGAGACGTCGAGCGGGGACGAGCCGCCGTCCGCGGCCGAGGTCGCCGCCGCGGGGTCAACCGACGGTGACGGCTCCGGCGCGTTCGAGTTCGGCTCCCGGACCCGCACCGAGACCGAGGTCGACCTCGACGTCGACGAGGTGCTCGCGGACGAGGACGAGGAGAACACGGGGCTGTTCGACGACCTGCTCTCGGGCGAACCGATCTTCGAGAACAAGGAGGTGCTCCGGCCCTCCTACACGCCGCACGAACTCCCGCACCGGACCGACCAGATCAACAAGATGGCGACGATCCTCGTCTCGGCGCTCCGCGGGGAGACGCCCTCGAACATCCTCATCTACGGGAAGACGGGGACCGGGAAGACCGCCTCCGCGAAGTTCGTCTCACAGGAGCTCGAATCCACGAGCCAGAAGTACGACGTCCCCTGCGAGGTCGAGTACATCAACTGCGAGGTGACCGACACGCAGTACCGCGTGCTCGCCCAGCTCGCGAACAAGTTCATCGAGAAGAACGAGGCCGTCATCGACGACCGTCTCGGGGAGCTCGAGGGCCTGTACGCGGACGCGACCGAGGACGTCGACGCCCTCGCCGGCACGGAGTTCGCGACCGCCGCGGACGTCGCCGACCGGATCGACGAGCTGGAGGCCGACCGCGAGGAGATGGAGGAGGTCCCGATGACCGGGTGGCCGACCGACCGCGTGTACACGACGTTCTTCGACGCCGTGGACTACCACGAGCGCGTCGTCGTCATCATGCTCGACGAGATCGACAAGCTCGTCGAGAAGTCGGGCGACGACACGCTGTACAACCTCTCGCGGATGAACTCCGAGCTGGACAACTCCCGCATCTCCATCATGGGCATCTCGAACGATCTGAAGTTCACCGACTTCCTCGACCCCCGCGTCAAGTCCAGCCTCGGCGAGGAGGAGATCGTCTTCCCGCCCTACGACGCGAACCAGCTCCGGGACATCCTCCAGCACCGCTCGGACATCGCGTTCAAGGCTGACGCGCTCACCGAGGACGTCATCCCGCTGTGTGCGGCGTTCGCCGCCCAGGAGCACGGCGACGCGCGGCGCGCGCTCGACCTGCTGCGCACGGCCGGCGAACTCGCCGAGCGCTCGCAGGCCGACCTCGTCGAGGAGTCCCACGTCCGGCAGGCCCAGGACAAGATCGAACTCGACCGCGTCGTCGAGGTCGTCCGCACCCTGCCGACCCAGTCGAAGATCGTCCTCTTTTCCATCATCCTGCTGGAGAAGAACGGCGTCCACAACGTGAACACGGGCGAGGCGTTCAACATCTACAAGCGCCTCTGCGAGGAGATCGACGCCGACGTGCTCACCCAGCGCCGCGTCACGGACCTCATCTCGGAACTGGACATGCTCGGCATCGTCAACGCGGTCGTCGTCTCGAAGGGCCGCTACGGCCGGACGAAGGAGATCTCGCTCTCGGTTCCCATCGACGAGACCGAGGCGGTGCTTCTCTCGGACTCCCGGCTCGGCGACATCGAGGACGCCCAGCCGTTCGTGCAGGCGCGGTTCGACAACTGA
- a CDS encoding Era-like GTP-binding protein, producing MGLLTNLRDSISRVTDGLFSESEPKRIGIYGPPNAGKTTLANRIARDWTGDAVGPESHVPHETRRARRKENVQIERNGKTVTIDIVDTPGVTTKVDYKEFLDHDMEKEDAVKRSREATEGVAEAMHWLREDVDGVIYVLDSATDPFTQVNTMLIGIIESQDLPVLIFANKTDLDDSDVKRISDAFPQHETVPLSALEGNNMDEVYEKIAEYFA from the coding sequence ATGGGTCTGCTCACGAATCTCAGAGACAGCATATCGCGCGTCACGGACGGGCTCTTCTCGGAGTCCGAGCCGAAACGCATCGGTATCTACGGACCGCCAAACGCCGGCAAGACGACGCTGGCGAACCGCATCGCACGGGACTGGACCGGCGACGCCGTGGGCCCCGAGAGCCACGTCCCCCACGAGACGCGCCGCGCCCGCCGGAAGGAGAACGTCCAGATCGAACGGAACGGCAAGACGGTCACCATCGACATCGTCGACACGCCCGGCGTGACGACGAAGGTCGACTACAAGGAGTTCCTCGACCACGACATGGAGAAGGAGGACGCCGTCAAGCGGTCGCGCGAGGCGACCGAGGGCGTCGCCGAGGCGATGCACTGGCTCCGCGAGGACGTCGACGGCGTCATCTACGTGCTCGACTCCGCGACGGACCCGTTCACGCAGGTGAACACGATGCTCATCGGCATCATCGAGAGCCAGGACCTCCCCGTGCTCATCTTCGCGAACAAGACCGACCTGGACGACTCCGACGTCAAACGCATCTCCGACGCGTTCCCGCAACACGAGACGGTGCCGCTCTCGGCGCTAGAGGGGAACAACATGGACGAGGTGTACGAGAAGATCGCGGAGTACTTCGCATAA
- a CDS encoding DUF2073 domain-containing protein — MPEATTPDDDGVRIDLISGARMDGLTSMEKIRLILDTVRDGDIVVLEEGLSPEEESKLIEVTMTEISPDDFTGIEIESYPQSRAKSGGILDRIMGNEETKKLTVIGPANQLETLHKDENLISALVSRK, encoded by the coding sequence ATGCCCGAAGCGACAACGCCGGACGACGACGGCGTCCGAATCGACCTGATCAGCGGCGCGCGCATGGACGGGCTCACCTCGATGGAGAAGATCCGGCTCATCCTCGACACCGTCCGCGACGGCGACATCGTCGTCCTGGAGGAGGGGCTCTCGCCCGAGGAGGAGTCGAAGCTCATCGAGGTGACGATGACCGAGATCAGCCCGGACGACTTCACGGGCATCGAGATCGAGTCGTACCCGCAGTCGCGCGCGAAGAGCGGCGGCATCCTCGACCGCATCATGGGAAACGAGGAGACGAAGAAGCTCACCGTCATCGGCCCGGCCAACCAGCTCGAGACCCTCCACAAGGACGAGAACCTCATCAGCGCGCTCGTCTCGAGGAAGTAG